The proteins below are encoded in one region of Oncorhynchus nerka isolate Pitt River linkage group LG15, Oner_Uvic_2.0, whole genome shotgun sequence:
- the slc25a34 gene encoding solute carrier family 25 member 34 has translation MTGTQLMNYPTTNSPFSSPSSNSILLQSAAMTSPVPPFSRATSVPSPQLPPALWPPLDFALGALSCCGACVFTNPLEVVKTRLQLQGELRARGSYRQHYRGVLQALWVVGRTDGLRGLQKGLSAGLMYQGLMNGVRLGFYSYCDTVGFTAAPGGSLMSGAVAGALGAFIASPAYLVKTHLQAQTVEAIAVGHQHNHQGVSSAFANIYRREGVVGLWRGVNGAVPRVMVGSAAQLATFSSAKEWVARLQWYSPNSWLVALTAACISGVAVTITMTPFDVISTRLYNQPVDERHRGRLYLGFSDCLVKVCRTEGFLGLYKGMGPVFFRLCPHTVLSMLFWDLMRQRAFQDVQNES, from the exons ATGACCGGTACCCAGCTAATGAACTATCCCACCACAAACTCTCCATTCAGCTCTCCCAGCTCCAACTCCATTCTGCTCCAATCAGCTGCCATGACATCCCCAGTCCCCCCTTTTTCCCGGGCCACCTCAGTCCCCTCGCCTCAACTGCCTCCGGCCCTGTGGCCCCCGCTGGACTTTGCCTTAGGAGCGTTGTCGTGCTGCGGGGCCTGTGTGTTCACTAACCCCCTGGAGGTGGTAAAGACACGGTTGCAGCTGCAGGGAGAGCTGCGGGCGCGGGGGTCCTACCGGCAGCACTACCGCGGGGTGCTGCAGGCCCTGTGGGTGGTGGGGAGGACGGATGGGCTCCGCGGGCTGCAGAAGGGGCTCTCGGCTGGGCTGATGTACCAGGGTCTGATGAACGGCGTGAGGCTGGGCTTCTACTCCTACTGTGACACCGTGGGGTTCACTGCAGCTCCTGGAGGGAGTCTGATGTCAGGGGCCGTGGCCGGGGCTCTGGGGGCCTTCATTGCCTCCCCTGCCTATCTG GTGAAGACACATCTGCAGGCCCAGACAGTCGAGGCCATCGCAGTTGGTCACCAGCACAACCATCAG GGTGTGTCGAGTGCCTTCGCCAATATCTACCGGCGGGAGGGCGTGGTGGGGCTGTGGAGGGGTGTGAACGGGGCTGTGCCTCGAGTGATGGTGGGATCAGCCGCCCAACTGGCCACCTTCAGCTCCGCTAAGGAATGGGTGGCACGCCTACAG TGGTACAGTCCAAACAGCTGGCTGGTTGCCTTGACAGCTGCCTGTATCAGTGGAGTCGCCGTGACGATCACCATGACGCCGTTTGACGTCATCAGCACACGCCTCTACAACCAGCCAGTGGATGAGCGTCATAGG GGTCGTCTGTACCTGGGCTTCTCAGACTGTCTGGTGAAGGTGTGCCGGACAGAGGGTTTTCTGGGGCTGTATAAAGGTATGGGCCCTGTGTTCTTCCGCCTGTGCCCTCACACCGTCCTTAGCATGCTCTTCTGGGACCTGATGAGACAACGGGCCTTTCAGGACGTTCAGAACGAGAGCTGA